Proteins from one Embleya scabrispora genomic window:
- a CDS encoding DUF721 domain-containing protein, with protein sequence MSDEGHIPSAPGNAGAAEPTRGIDLARAALTQARAQARTRHDLRQDQDRARRGLKRSGSGPDDRDPQPLRQIMGRLVSERGWQTPAAVHGVLQRWPEIVGAALAANCRPERFEDGELVVRAESDNYATHVRWLAPKLLARLNQELGDGTVTYIRVLGPAQERRRGQWRAQP encoded by the coding sequence GTGAGTGACGAGGGCCACATCCCGTCCGCCCCGGGGAACGCCGGCGCGGCCGAGCCGACGCGCGGCATCGACCTGGCCCGTGCCGCGCTGACCCAGGCCCGGGCCCAGGCACGCACCCGGCACGACCTCCGGCAGGACCAGGACCGGGCCCGACGTGGCTTGAAACGCAGCGGCTCCGGACCCGACGACCGCGACCCGCAGCCGCTGCGACAGATCATGGGACGCCTGGTCAGCGAACGCGGCTGGCAGACCCCGGCGGCGGTGCACGGCGTACTCCAGCGCTGGCCGGAAATCGTCGGCGCGGCGCTGGCGGCCAACTGCCGTCCGGAACGTTTCGAGGACGGCGAACTCGTGGTGCGCGCCGAATCCGACAACTACGCCACCCACGTGCGCTGGCTCGCGCCGAAACTGCTCGCCCGGCTCAACCAGGAGCTGGGCGACGGCACCGTCACCTACATCCGCGTCCTCGGTCCGGCCCAGGAGCGCCGCCGGGGCCAGTGGCGCGCCCAGCCGTAG
- the gnd gene encoding phosphogluconate dehydrogenase (NAD(+)-dependent, decarboxylating) encodes MQLGLVGLGKMGGNMRERLRRAGHTVVGYDRNPDVADVHSLGELVDTLAEPRVVWVMVPAGAPTQATIDELGELLSPGDVVVDGGNSRWTDDIKHAEALAGKNIGFVDCGVSGGVWGRDNGYALMCGGDAADIAKVQPIFDALKPEGPAGFVHAGKVGAGHFAKMVHNGIEYALMQAYAEGWELLEAADVVTDVREVFRSWQEGTVIRSWLLDLAVRAMDDDEHLEGLRGYAEDSGEGRWTVEAAIDHAVPLPAITASLFARFASRQDDSPQMKMVAALRNQFGGHAVTAASTHKGADAPGADVTPPKEADAG; translated from the coding sequence ATGCAGCTCGGACTCGTCGGCCTCGGCAAGATGGGTGGCAACATGCGCGAGCGGTTGCGCCGCGCGGGCCACACGGTGGTGGGCTACGACCGCAACCCCGACGTGGCGGACGTCCACAGCCTGGGCGAACTTGTGGACACGCTCGCCGAGCCGCGCGTGGTGTGGGTGATGGTGCCGGCGGGGGCGCCGACCCAGGCCACCATCGACGAGCTCGGCGAACTGCTGTCCCCGGGCGATGTGGTCGTCGACGGCGGCAACTCCCGCTGGACGGATGACATCAAGCACGCCGAGGCGCTGGCCGGCAAGAACATCGGATTCGTCGACTGCGGCGTCTCCGGCGGCGTGTGGGGCCGGGACAACGGCTACGCGCTGATGTGCGGCGGAGACGCGGCCGACATCGCCAAGGTGCAGCCGATCTTCGACGCGCTCAAGCCCGAGGGCCCGGCCGGCTTCGTGCACGCGGGCAAGGTCGGCGCCGGGCACTTCGCCAAGATGGTGCACAACGGCATCGAATACGCGCTGATGCAGGCCTACGCCGAGGGCTGGGAACTGCTCGAGGCCGCCGACGTGGTCACCGATGTGCGCGAGGTCTTCCGCAGCTGGCAGGAGGGCACGGTCATCCGTTCCTGGCTGCTCGACCTGGCCGTGCGCGCGATGGACGACGACGAGCACCTGGAGGGCCTGCGCGGATACGCGGAGGACTCCGGCGAGGGCCGCTGGACGGTCGAGGCGGCGATCGACCACGCCGTACCGCTGCCCGCGATCACCGCGTCGCTGTTCGCCCGGTTCGCCTCCCGTCAGGACGACTCGCCGCAGATGAAGATGGTCGCCGCGCTGCGCAACCAGTTCGGTGGGCACGCGGTCACCGCCGCGTCGACGCACAAGGGCGCCGACGCCCCCGGCGCCGACGTCACGCCGCCGAAGGAGGCCGACGCGGGCTGA
- the recF gene encoding DNA replication/repair protein RecF (All proteins in this family for which functions are known are DNA-binding proteins that assist the filamentation of RecA onto DNA for the initiation of recombination or recombinational repair.), which yields MHVAHLSLVDYRSYARVEVPLEPGVTAFVGPNGQGKTNLVEAIGYLATLGSHRVASDAPLVRLGAERAYVRASIVREDGRSALAELEINPGKANRARINRSAATRPRDLLGLLRTVLFAPEDLALVKGDPGERRRFLDELLTARTPRLLGVRQDYDRVLKQRNTLLRTAALARRAGGGRSGALSTLDVWDEHLAATGAELTAARLDLVAALQPLVDKAYDALSTGGGPIVLDYRSSMSEDPLPADRAGIHAVLTAAIAAGRAAEVERGQTLVGPHRDDLVLRLGPLPAKGYASHGESWSYALALRLGSYELLRADGGEPVLVLDDVFAELDVTRRARLAEMVAHGEQVLVTAAVAEDVPPALVGARYDVAAGEVRKVEEGVEGE from the coding sequence ATGCATGTAGCGCACCTGTCACTCGTCGACTACCGGTCGTACGCCCGGGTCGAGGTCCCCCTCGAACCGGGCGTGACGGCGTTCGTGGGGCCCAACGGCCAGGGCAAGACCAACCTGGTCGAGGCGATCGGCTACCTGGCCACGCTCGGCAGCCACCGGGTCGCCTCCGACGCGCCCCTGGTCCGGCTCGGCGCCGAGCGGGCCTATGTCCGCGCGAGCATCGTCCGCGAGGACGGCCGCAGCGCGCTGGCCGAGTTGGAGATCAATCCCGGCAAGGCCAACCGGGCCCGGATCAACCGCTCGGCCGCCACCCGGCCGCGCGATCTGCTCGGGCTGCTGCGCACCGTGCTGTTCGCGCCGGAGGACCTGGCCCTGGTCAAGGGCGACCCCGGGGAGCGCCGCCGGTTCCTGGACGAGTTGCTGACCGCGCGCACTCCCCGGCTGCTGGGGGTGCGGCAGGACTACGACCGGGTGCTCAAGCAGCGCAACACGCTGCTGCGTACCGCGGCGCTGGCCCGTCGGGCGGGCGGCGGCCGCAGCGGGGCGCTGAGCACGCTCGACGTGTGGGACGAACACCTGGCCGCGACCGGTGCCGAGTTGACCGCGGCCCGGCTGGACCTGGTCGCCGCGCTGCAACCCCTGGTGGACAAGGCGTACGACGCGTTGTCCACAGGCGGTGGACCGATCGTGCTCGACTACCGCAGCTCGATGTCGGAGGACCCGCTGCCCGCGGATCGGGCGGGGATCCACGCGGTGCTCACCGCCGCGATCGCCGCCGGGCGGGCGGCGGAGGTCGAGCGCGGACAGACCCTGGTCGGCCCGCATCGGGACGATCTCGTGTTGCGGCTGGGCCCGTTGCCCGCGAAGGGCTACGCCAGCCACGGCGAGTCCTGGTCGTACGCGCTGGCGCTGCGGCTGGGCTCCTACGAACTGCTGCGCGCGGACGGGGGCGAGCCGGTGCTGGTGCTCGACGACGTGTTCGCCGAGTTGGACGTCACCCGTCGGGCGCGGCTGGCCGAGATGGTCGCGCACGGCGAGCAGGTGCTGGTCACGGCCGCGGTGGCCGAGGACGTACCGCCCGCGCTCGTGGGCGCGCGCTACGACGTGGCCGCAGGTGAGGTGCGAAAGGTCGAGGAGGGGGTCGAGGGTGAGTGA